Proteins from one Gossypium raimondii isolate GPD5lz chromosome 8, ASM2569854v1, whole genome shotgun sequence genomic window:
- the LOC105790068 gene encoding homeobox-DDT domain protein RLT3 isoform X1, with product MGKMLANCDFVKGEEQTEENKVSLDVNKKRTVKTPAQVMALEKFYKELRFPSDEMKAQIALQVGLTEKQISSWFCHRRLKDKKRDEYVNGRLDHSSGIIQDRGSGLRQDSSGSIKERDYRNIDPREVESGLISSQEFLATDHVYDRRNHQNPYDACMEDTSSESSSSLQDMHFSENRGPYDTKLGQNGTITQINPRTTKNTVYKPSGYLKVKGESENPAILAVKRQLGRYYIEDGPLLATDFDLLPNGAFEFPSSKAVSEPVDVGDHPQQPRSPRISGAMKQPNLNVVNEVNNSKTSSQDPYMENATFKTMYGLERRNKKSRHQLYKSHFNSFRGQNSSSNIHRSSAENAGTIDCKRSKASSKLAVERMRPDSFTNHPGPNVGKLDNEQEKTCLHDNDNRTYKAPKNKIPSKTSNSKRGCIESPGARMAKVEKLGGQRKPKKEYPVGVKTDPTNESRVAKQVNVDFPRPRSPPSMNPTKSYRASMDVPSSFSEDEVADTSSSSG from the exons ATGGGGAAGATGCTAGCTAACTGCGATTTTGTGAAAG GTGAAGAGCAGACCGAAGAGAATAAAGTTTCTTTAGACGTGAATAAGAAACGAACCGTAAAGACACCGGCTCAGGTTATGGCTCTGGAGAAATTCTACAAAG AGCTTCGGTTTCCTTCTGATGAAATGAAAGCACAAATCGCACTTCAAGTAGGGTTGACTGAAAAGCAAATATCTAGTTGGTTTTGTCACAGAAGGTTAAAAGACAAAAAGAGAGATGAATATGTTAACGGGCGATTGGATCATTCTAGTGGCATTATTCAGGATCGTGGTAGTGGACTCCGGCAAGATTCTTCTGGTAGTATCAAGGAACGGGATTATAGGAATATTGATCCGAGGGAGGTTGAAAGTGGATTGATTTCTAGCCAAGAGTTTCTAGCTACTGATCACGTATATGACCGTAGGAATCATCAAAATCCATACGATGCTTGTATGGAAGATACATCTTCTGAAAGTAGTTcgtctttacaagatatgcatTTTTCCGAAAATCGGGGTCCTTATGACACTAAACTTGGACAAAACGGAACCATTACACAGATAAACCCAAGGACGACTAAAAACACGGTTTATAAGCCATCAGGATATTTGAAGGTTAAGGGTGAGAGTGAAAATCCTGCTATTCTTGCTGTTAAGAGGCAGCTCGGGAGGTATTATATAGAAGATGGTCCGTTACTTGCTACTGATTTCGATTTACTTCCTAATGGTGCATTTGAATTCCCGAGTAGCAAGGCGGTCAGTG AGCCAGTAGATGTTGGAGATCATCCCCAACAGCCCCGTTCTCCTCGTATCTCTGGAGCTATGAAGCAGCCAAATCTTAACGTT GTAAATGAAGTAAATAATTCAAAGACAAGTTCTCAGGATCCTTATATGGAGAATGCAACCTTCAAAACCATGTACGGGCTCGAAAGACGGAACAAGAAATCTCGTCATCAATTATACAAGTCCCATTTTAACTCATTCCGGGGCCAGAACTCTTCATCGAATATCCACAGAAGTTCGGCCGAAAATGCCGGTACCATCGATTGCAAACGAAGTAAGGCGAGCTCTAAGCTTGCTGTTGAAAGGATGAGACCGGATTCTTTCACTAACCATCCTGGCCCCAATGTTGGGAAACTCGATAATGAACAAGAAAAGACTTGTTTGCATGACAACGATAATCGTACGTATAAGGCCCCGAAGAACAAAATCCCATCTAAAACTTCAAATTCTAAACGTGGATGCATTGAGTCCCCGGGTGCAAGGATGGCAAAG GTGGAGAAGCTTGGTGGACAACGGAAGCCGAAAAAGGAGTATCCTGTAGGAGTAAAAACCGATCCAACAAACGAATCGAGA GTTGCCAAGCAAGTCAATGTCGATTTCCCGCGACCGAGATCCCCTCCGTCAATGAATCCCACTAAAAG CTATAGAGCTTCCATGGATGTACCATCAAGCTTCAGTGAAGATGAAGTCGCAGACACTAGTTCATCCTCGGGTTGA
- the LOC105790068 gene encoding homeobox-DDT domain protein RLT3 isoform X3, which produces MGKMLANCDFVKGEEQTEENKVSLDVNKKRTVKTPAQVMALEKFYKELRFPSDEMKAQIALQVGLTEKQISSWFCHRRLKDKKRDEYVNGRLDHSSGIIQDRGSGLRQDSSGSIKERDYRNIDPREVESGLISSQEFLATDHVYDRRNHQNPYDACMEDTSSESSSSLQDMHFSENRGPYDTKLGQNGTITQINPRTTKNTVYKPSGYLKVKGESENPAILAVKRQLGRYYIEDGPLLATDFDLLPNGAFEFPSSKAVSEPVDVGDHPQQPRSPRISGAMKQPNLNVVNEVNNSKTSSQDPYMENATFKTMYGLERRNKKSRHQLYKSHFNSFRGQNSSSNIHRSSAENAGTIDCKRSKASSKLAVERMRPDSFTNHPGPNVGKLDNEQEKTCLHDNDNRTYKAPKNKIPSKTSNSKRGCIESPGARMAKVEKLGGQRKPKKEYPVGVKTDPTNESRVRLPSKSMSISRDRDPLRQ; this is translated from the exons ATGGGGAAGATGCTAGCTAACTGCGATTTTGTGAAAG GTGAAGAGCAGACCGAAGAGAATAAAGTTTCTTTAGACGTGAATAAGAAACGAACCGTAAAGACACCGGCTCAGGTTATGGCTCTGGAGAAATTCTACAAAG AGCTTCGGTTTCCTTCTGATGAAATGAAAGCACAAATCGCACTTCAAGTAGGGTTGACTGAAAAGCAAATATCTAGTTGGTTTTGTCACAGAAGGTTAAAAGACAAAAAGAGAGATGAATATGTTAACGGGCGATTGGATCATTCTAGTGGCATTATTCAGGATCGTGGTAGTGGACTCCGGCAAGATTCTTCTGGTAGTATCAAGGAACGGGATTATAGGAATATTGATCCGAGGGAGGTTGAAAGTGGATTGATTTCTAGCCAAGAGTTTCTAGCTACTGATCACGTATATGACCGTAGGAATCATCAAAATCCATACGATGCTTGTATGGAAGATACATCTTCTGAAAGTAGTTcgtctttacaagatatgcatTTTTCCGAAAATCGGGGTCCTTATGACACTAAACTTGGACAAAACGGAACCATTACACAGATAAACCCAAGGACGACTAAAAACACGGTTTATAAGCCATCAGGATATTTGAAGGTTAAGGGTGAGAGTGAAAATCCTGCTATTCTTGCTGTTAAGAGGCAGCTCGGGAGGTATTATATAGAAGATGGTCCGTTACTTGCTACTGATTTCGATTTACTTCCTAATGGTGCATTTGAATTCCCGAGTAGCAAGGCGGTCAGTG AGCCAGTAGATGTTGGAGATCATCCCCAACAGCCCCGTTCTCCTCGTATCTCTGGAGCTATGAAGCAGCCAAATCTTAACGTT GTAAATGAAGTAAATAATTCAAAGACAAGTTCTCAGGATCCTTATATGGAGAATGCAACCTTCAAAACCATGTACGGGCTCGAAAGACGGAACAAGAAATCTCGTCATCAATTATACAAGTCCCATTTTAACTCATTCCGGGGCCAGAACTCTTCATCGAATATCCACAGAAGTTCGGCCGAAAATGCCGGTACCATCGATTGCAAACGAAGTAAGGCGAGCTCTAAGCTTGCTGTTGAAAGGATGAGACCGGATTCTTTCACTAACCATCCTGGCCCCAATGTTGGGAAACTCGATAATGAACAAGAAAAGACTTGTTTGCATGACAACGATAATCGTACGTATAAGGCCCCGAAGAACAAAATCCCATCTAAAACTTCAAATTCTAAACGTGGATGCATTGAGTCCCCGGGTGCAAGGATGGCAAAG GTGGAGAAGCTTGGTGGACAACGGAAGCCGAAAAAGGAGTATCCTGTAGGAGTAAAAACCGATCCAACAAACGAATCGAGAGTAAG GTTGCCAAGCAAGTCAATGTCGATTTCCCGCGACCGAGATCCCCTCCGTCAATGA
- the LOC105790068 gene encoding homeobox-DDT domain protein RLT3 isoform X2: MEGEEQTEENKVSLDVNKKRTVKTPAQVMALEKFYKELRFPSDEMKAQIALQVGLTEKQISSWFCHRRLKDKKRDEYVNGRLDHSSGIIQDRGSGLRQDSSGSIKERDYRNIDPREVESGLISSQEFLATDHVYDRRNHQNPYDACMEDTSSESSSSLQDMHFSENRGPYDTKLGQNGTITQINPRTTKNTVYKPSGYLKVKGESENPAILAVKRQLGRYYIEDGPLLATDFDLLPNGAFEFPSSKAVSEPVDVGDHPQQPRSPRISGAMKQPNLNVVNEVNNSKTSSQDPYMENATFKTMYGLERRNKKSRHQLYKSHFNSFRGQNSSSNIHRSSAENAGTIDCKRSKASSKLAVERMRPDSFTNHPGPNVGKLDNEQEKTCLHDNDNRTYKAPKNKIPSKTSNSKRGCIESPGARMAKVEKLGGQRKPKKEYPVGVKTDPTNESRVAKQVNVDFPRPRSPPSMNPTKSYRASMDVPSSFSEDEVADTSSSSG; encoded by the exons ATGGAAG GTGAAGAGCAGACCGAAGAGAATAAAGTTTCTTTAGACGTGAATAAGAAACGAACCGTAAAGACACCGGCTCAGGTTATGGCTCTGGAGAAATTCTACAAAG AGCTTCGGTTTCCTTCTGATGAAATGAAAGCACAAATCGCACTTCAAGTAGGGTTGACTGAAAAGCAAATATCTAGTTGGTTTTGTCACAGAAGGTTAAAAGACAAAAAGAGAGATGAATATGTTAACGGGCGATTGGATCATTCTAGTGGCATTATTCAGGATCGTGGTAGTGGACTCCGGCAAGATTCTTCTGGTAGTATCAAGGAACGGGATTATAGGAATATTGATCCGAGGGAGGTTGAAAGTGGATTGATTTCTAGCCAAGAGTTTCTAGCTACTGATCACGTATATGACCGTAGGAATCATCAAAATCCATACGATGCTTGTATGGAAGATACATCTTCTGAAAGTAGTTcgtctttacaagatatgcatTTTTCCGAAAATCGGGGTCCTTATGACACTAAACTTGGACAAAACGGAACCATTACACAGATAAACCCAAGGACGACTAAAAACACGGTTTATAAGCCATCAGGATATTTGAAGGTTAAGGGTGAGAGTGAAAATCCTGCTATTCTTGCTGTTAAGAGGCAGCTCGGGAGGTATTATATAGAAGATGGTCCGTTACTTGCTACTGATTTCGATTTACTTCCTAATGGTGCATTTGAATTCCCGAGTAGCAAGGCGGTCAGTG AGCCAGTAGATGTTGGAGATCATCCCCAACAGCCCCGTTCTCCTCGTATCTCTGGAGCTATGAAGCAGCCAAATCTTAACGTT GTAAATGAAGTAAATAATTCAAAGACAAGTTCTCAGGATCCTTATATGGAGAATGCAACCTTCAAAACCATGTACGGGCTCGAAAGACGGAACAAGAAATCTCGTCATCAATTATACAAGTCCCATTTTAACTCATTCCGGGGCCAGAACTCTTCATCGAATATCCACAGAAGTTCGGCCGAAAATGCCGGTACCATCGATTGCAAACGAAGTAAGGCGAGCTCTAAGCTTGCTGTTGAAAGGATGAGACCGGATTCTTTCACTAACCATCCTGGCCCCAATGTTGGGAAACTCGATAATGAACAAGAAAAGACTTGTTTGCATGACAACGATAATCGTACGTATAAGGCCCCGAAGAACAAAATCCCATCTAAAACTTCAAATTCTAAACGTGGATGCATTGAGTCCCCGGGTGCAAGGATGGCAAAG GTGGAGAAGCTTGGTGGACAACGGAAGCCGAAAAAGGAGTATCCTGTAGGAGTAAAAACCGATCCAACAAACGAATCGAGA GTTGCCAAGCAAGTCAATGTCGATTTCCCGCGACCGAGATCCCCTCCGTCAATGAATCCCACTAAAAG CTATAGAGCTTCCATGGATGTACCATCAAGCTTCAGTGAAGATGAAGTCGCAGACACTAGTTCATCCTCGGGTTGA